One part of the Polycyclovorans algicola TG408 genome encodes these proteins:
- the queA gene encoding tRNA preQ1(34) S-adenosylmethionine ribosyltransferase-isomerase QueA, producing MQLSDFNYHLPPELIAQRPLAERSQARLLVLADASLEDRQVSSLPDLLSPGDLLVVNDTRVVPARLFGQRPSGGKIQVMVERVLDAQRFLAQLAFSRAPKVGEVLTVEGAPVRVLAHDGAFFELTLEHTDETVLAFLERCGKLPLPPYIRHAPDADDAVRYQTVFASVPGAVAAPTASLHFDAALLKALDVRGVRRATVTLHVGAGTFQPVRVTDLREHRMHAESYEIPQSTRDAIDQTRRAGGKVVAVGTTVCRALESAADEDGLPRIEQRDTHLFITPGYRFRVVDRMLTNFHLPESTLLMLVSAFAGHTRIRSAYAHAIAQRYRFFSYGDAMLLSRTA from the coding sequence ATGCAATTGTCCGACTTCAATTACCACCTGCCGCCCGAGTTGATCGCGCAACGGCCGCTCGCCGAGCGCTCGCAGGCGCGTCTGCTGGTGCTGGCCGACGCGTCGCTGGAAGACCGGCAGGTGTCATCGCTGCCGGACCTTCTGTCGCCCGGCGATTTGCTCGTGGTGAACGACACCCGCGTCGTGCCAGCGCGCCTTTTCGGACAGCGGCCCAGCGGCGGCAAAATTCAGGTGATGGTCGAGCGGGTGTTGGACGCGCAGCGGTTCTTGGCGCAGCTGGCTTTCAGCCGGGCGCCCAAGGTTGGTGAGGTCCTGACGGTCGAAGGTGCGCCGGTACGCGTGCTGGCGCATGACGGCGCCTTCTTCGAATTGACGCTTGAGCACACGGACGAGACGGTGCTGGCGTTTCTGGAGCGCTGCGGCAAATTGCCCTTGCCGCCGTACATTCGCCATGCGCCTGACGCCGACGATGCCGTGCGCTACCAGACGGTATTTGCCAGCGTGCCCGGCGCGGTTGCGGCGCCCACTGCCAGCTTGCATTTCGATGCGGCGCTGTTGAAGGCCCTGGACGTGCGCGGCGTTCGGCGGGCCACCGTGACCCTGCATGTGGGCGCCGGCACATTTCAGCCCGTTCGGGTTACCGACCTGCGCGAACATCGCATGCACGCCGAGTCCTACGAGATTCCACAGTCCACCCGCGACGCGATTGACCAGACGCGGCGCGCGGGGGGCAAGGTTGTTGCGGTGGGGACCACCGTCTGCCGGGCGCTCGAAAGCGCAGCCGATGAAGACGGGCTGCCGCGCATTGAGCAACGTGACACGCATTTGTTCATCACCCCCGGCTACCGGTTTCGCGTGGTGGATCGTATGTTGACCAATTTCCACCTGCCCGAGTCAACCTTGCTCATGCTGGTCAGCGCATTCGCCGGCCACACGCGCATCAGGTCGGCTTACGCGCACGCCATCGCGCAGCGGTACCGATTTTTCAGTTATGGCGATGCGATGTTGCTGAGCCGCACCGCATGA